Proteins encoded together in one Streptomyces sp. NBC_01216 window:
- a CDS encoding acyl-CoA dehydrogenase family protein: MARLAQTHGLTDVQQEILSTVRDFVDKEIIPVATELEHRDEYPQEIVDGLKELGVFGLMIPEEYGGLGESLLTYALCVEEIARGWMSVSGIINTHFIVAYMLKQHGTQEQKDYFLPRMAAGETRGAFSMSEPALGSDVSAITSKAVRDGDEYVLNGQKMWLTNGGTSTLVAVLVRSDEGHPEGTAPHKSMTTFLVEKEPGFGEVRPGLTIPGKIDKMGYKGVDTTELIMDGLRIPANRILGGTTGRGFYQMMDGVEVGRVNVAARGCGVAQRAFELGVSYAQQRHTFGKPIAQHQAIQFKLAEMATKVEAAHAMMVNAARKKDSGERNDLEAGMAKYLASEYCKEVVEDAFRIHGGYGFSKEYEIERLYREAPMLLIGEGTAEIQKMIIGRRLLEEYRFQG, from the coding sequence ATGGCGCGACTCGCCCAGACCCACGGTCTGACCGATGTGCAGCAGGAGATCCTCTCCACCGTCCGGGATTTCGTCGACAAGGAGATCATCCCGGTCGCGACGGAACTGGAGCACCGCGACGAGTACCCCCAGGAGATCGTCGACGGGCTGAAGGAGCTCGGCGTCTTCGGTCTGATGATCCCCGAGGAGTACGGGGGCCTGGGTGAGTCGCTGCTCACCTACGCGCTGTGCGTGGAGGAGATCGCCCGCGGCTGGATGTCGGTCTCCGGCATCATCAACACCCACTTCATCGTCGCGTACATGCTCAAGCAGCACGGCACCCAGGAGCAGAAGGACTACTTCCTGCCCCGGATGGCGGCCGGCGAGACGCGGGGCGCGTTCTCGATGTCGGAGCCGGCCCTGGGCTCCGACGTGTCCGCGATCACGTCGAAGGCGGTCCGGGACGGCGACGAGTACGTCCTCAACGGCCAGAAGATGTGGCTGACGAACGGCGGCACGTCGACGCTGGTCGCGGTTCTCGTCAGAAGTGACGAAGGACACCCGGAGGGCACGGCCCCCCACAAGTCGATGACGACCTTCCTGGTCGAGAAGGAGCCCGGCTTCGGTGAGGTCCGGCCCGGTCTCACCATTCCCGGGAAGATCGACAAGATGGGCTACAAGGGGGTCGACACCACCGAGCTCATCATGGACGGACTGCGCATTCCGGCCAATCGGATCCTCGGTGGCACCACCGGCCGAGGGTTTTACCAAATGATGGACGGCGTGGAGGTCGGCCGCGTCAACGTGGCCGCGCGTGGCTGCGGCGTCGCGCAGCGTGCCTTCGAACTGGGTGTCTCATATGCCCAGCAACGTCACACTTTCGGCAAGCCGATCGCCCAGCACCAGGCGATTCAGTTCAAGCTCGCCGAGATGGCTACCAAGGTCGAGGCCGCTCATGCGATGATGGTCAACGCAGCACGCAAAAAGGACTCCGGAGAACGAAACGACCTCGAAGCAGGGATGGCGAAGTACCTCGCCTCCGAATACTGCAAGGAAGTCGTGGAGGACGCCTTCCGCATCCACGGCGGGTACGGGTTCTCGAAGGAGTACGAGATCGAGCGTCTCTACCGAGAGGCTCCGATGCTGCTCATCGGTGAAGGTACCGCCGAGATCCAGAAAATGATCATTGGGCGCCGACTGCTCGAGGAGTACCGATTCCAGGGTTGA
- a CDS encoding phosphatidylserine decarboxylase, producing MPHSQTSAPRDSLSGVRLARGASPWLLPTVATAALSLARARRSGRWAAVAVPTTALAAGMLWFFRDPEREIAQGRVISPADGVVQSIMPWKDGRTRVAIFMSPLNVHVNRAPLAGTVTSVEHVPGGFVPAFNKESENNERVVWHFDTELGDIEMVQIAGAVARRIVPYIPQGTKVEQGERIGLIRFGSRVDIYLPEGVDVAVEVGQTTTAGVTRIDRD from the coding sequence ATGCCCCACAGCCAAACCTCTGCACCTCGCGACAGCCTCTCCGGCGTACGCCTCGCGCGCGGAGCATCGCCGTGGCTTCTGCCGACCGTCGCCACCGCGGCGCTCAGCCTCGCCCGGGCCCGCAGGTCCGGACGCTGGGCGGCCGTCGCCGTGCCCACCACCGCGCTCGCGGCGGGCATGCTGTGGTTCTTCCGCGACCCCGAGCGCGAGATCGCGCAGGGCCGGGTCATCTCACCCGCCGACGGCGTGGTGCAGAGCATCATGCCGTGGAAGGACGGACGCACCCGCGTCGCCATCTTCATGAGCCCGCTGAACGTGCACGTCAACCGCGCGCCGCTGGCCGGAACGGTGACGTCCGTGGAGCACGTGCCCGGCGGGTTCGTCCCGGCGTTCAACAAGGAGAGCGAGAACAACGAACGCGTTGTCTGGCACTTCGACACCGAGCTCGGTGACATCGAGATGGTGCAGATCGCGGGTGCCGTCGCACGCCGCATCGTGCCGTACATCCCCCAGGGGACGAAGGTCGAGCAGGGCGAGCGCATCGGTCTGATCCGTTTCGGGTCGCGCGTTGACATCTACCTTCCGGAAG